TTATCTGGCCGCGCGTGGCGGCTGGCTGCGGCAACGGCCGCTCATCGTCGAGTTGCTTGTCCGCTCCGTTATCCTTGCCGTCATCGTCGCGGTTGCCGCGATTGTGCTGGAGGTCGTGCTCAACGAGCACGGGATCGACACGAAATTTTTCCGCAAAACCTTCCTGAAGATCATCGGCGTCGCCCTGCTGCTGTCGATCCCGATCACAGCGATCTACGAGCTGGTGCGGATGATCGGCGGGCGAACGCTGCTCAACGTCGCGCTTGGACGCTATCGCCAGCCGGTGCGCGAGGAACGTGTGCTGCTGTTTCTCGACCTAGTCGGCTCGACGACGCTGGCGGAACAGATGGGCGAGCTGCGCGTGCAGGAGCTGTTGACGCGCTTCTTCTCTGACATCGATGCACCCATCGTGTTGCACGGCGGCGAGGTTCACGCCTATGTCGGCGACGAGGTCATCGTGACCTGGCCGGCCGATACGGACAAGGGATCGCGGCGCTACCTCGACTGCGTGTTCGCGATCGAGGACCGCCTTGCCAAGCGGGCCGATCATTATCGCAAGGCGTTCGGCGTGGTGCCGGCGTTTCGGGCCGGGATGCATGCCGGGCCGGTCGTCATCGCCGAATGCGGGGACTCGCGGCGACAGATCGCCTATTTCGGCGACACCGTGAACGTCACGGCGCGGCTGCAGGCGCATTGCAAGGAGGCCGGCCGGCCGCTGCTGGTATCGGGCGAACTGCTCCGCCTGCTGCCGTCACAGCCGGATCTTGCCATCGAGCCGCTCGGCTCGACGCAGCTGCGCGGGCGCGCAGCTTCGATCGACATATTCGCCGTCGCGCGCCGCGCAACGTCCTAAACAATTCCTTACAGCGCACCGGCACCGGCTTCCGTTGGGCCGAAAGCACGAATTTAATCAAATCTGGTCGCGGCCCGTTAAGGATGCGACGCACCCCGTATTTGCACCGGGTTCCACCTTAACGCAGGTGTAAGGTGGCTATCGATATCGTGCAGTCTGTTGTTATCAAAGAAAACAAGGTTGCCCATCGATGGCGCAACAGGCGTCACAATCGATTATTGCCGAACTCGAGGATGCGGTCCGGGACGGGACATCGGCCAAGCGCGTGCAGACGCTGCGGCAGGTCACCGATCTGTTCCTGAACGATGGCGACCGCCTCAACGATGAACAGGTCAAGGTGTTCGACGACGTGCTCTGCCTGCTGGTGGCGCGCGTCGAGACGCGTGCGCGGGCCGAGCTCAGCAAGCGGCTCGCACCGCTCGACTATGCGCCGTTTGATGTGATTCACCATCTTGCCTGGGACGAGGATATCGGCGTCGCCGGCGAGGTGCTGACCCACTCCAGCCGCCTCTCAAACGCCGCACTGCGCGAGATCGCCAGCAGCAAGGGACAGGATCATCTGTTCGCGATCTCGGCGCGGGAAAATCTGCCCGCGTTCGTCACCGACGTGATCATCGACCGCGGCGAGGACCGGGTGATCCGGCGCCTCGCCAAGAACGCCGGCGCTGAGTTCTCCGACAACGGCTACTCCACGATCGTCGCCCGCGCCGAAGGCGACGACGAACTGGTCGAGATCCTCGGCCTGCGCATCGACATTCCGGCCAAGCTGTTGCGCGACCTGCTGCAGCGCGCCAAGGACACCGTGCGCGCCCGCCTGCTCGCGATCGCCTCGCCCCGCGCGCGCGAGGAGATCAGCCAGGTGCTGAACGACATCGCGCAGGAAGAGGCCGCCGCCCCGCGCCGCAACTACGGCATCGCCGAAGAGCTTGTGAAGCTGATGAAGCAGCTGAACGAGCTCGATGATGCGGCCGTCTACAAATTCGCCGAGGACGGCAAGTTCGACGAGGTCACGGTCGCGCTCGCCGTGCTCAACGACATGCCGATCGCGATGATCGAGCGGCTGATGCTCGGGCTGCGCTCCGACCTGCTGCTGATCCCGTGCCGCTCGGCAAAGCTGAACTGGCCGACGGTCGAGGCCATCCTGCGCAAGCGGCCGCTGCCGCATGCCATCGACCACGCGACGCTGGAGATCGCGCAACGCGACTACCGGCGGCTGTCGCTGGAGACCGCCCAGCGCACGGTGCGGTTCTGGCAACTGCACAACAGGATCGAGAAGCAGCCGATCACGGCGGGCTAACCGGCCGCCGGCGTTATTCGCAGACAAGGAAAAAGGGTGGGCAGTTTGACTGCCCACCCTTTTTTATCGTCGATGCGCAGGGTGGGTTAGCCGCAGGCGTAACCCACCCCGCAAGACCGCACTTAGTTCTTGCTCTTGTCGACCAGCGCGCCCTTCTTGATCCAGGGCATCATGTCGCGCAGCTTGGCGCCGACTTCCTCGATCGGGTGCTGGGCGAGCTTGGCGCGGGTCGCCTTGAACGAGGTCTGGTTGACCTTGTTCTCCAGCATCCAGTCGCGGGCGAACTTGCCGCCCTGGATGTCGGCGAGCACGCGCTTCATCTCGGCCTTGGTCTCGGCCGTGACGATGCGCGGACCGGTGACGTACTCGCCGTATTCGGCGGTGTTGGAGATCGAGTAGTTCATGTTGGCGATACCGCCTTCATAGATCAGGTCGACGATCAGCTTCACTTCATGCAGGCACTCGAAATAGGCCATCTCGGGCGCGTAGCCGGCTTCGACCAGCGTCTCGTAGCCGCCCTTGATCAGTTCGACCAGGCCGCCGCAGAGCACCACCTGCTCGCCGAACAGGTCGGTCTCGCACTCTTCCTTGAAGGTGGTCTCGATGATGCCGGCGCGGCCGCCGCCGATCGCCGAGGCGTAGGACAGGCCGAGGTCATGGGCGTTGCCCGAGGAGTCCTTGGCGATCGCGATCAGGCAGGGCACGCCGCCGCCGCGCTGATACTCCGAGCGCACGGTGTGGCCGGGGCCCTTCGGCGCGATCATCAGCACGTCGAGGTCGGCGCGCGGATCGAGCAGGTTGAAGTGCACGTTGAGGCCGTGAGCGAACACCAGCGCCGCGCCCTTCTTCATGTTGTCGTGCAGGTGCTCGCGATAGATGTCGCCCTGCAGTTCGTCCGGGGTCAGCATCATGACCAGGTCGGCCCACTTCGCGGCTTCGGCGACTTCCATCACTTTGAAGCCGGCGTTCTCGGCCTTCTTGGCCGAGGCCGAACCCTTGCGCAGCGCGATCGCGACGTCCTTGACGCCGGAATCCTTCAGGTTCAGCGCATGGGCGTGGCCCTGGCTGCCGTAGCCAACGATGGCGACCTTCTTGCCCTTGATCAGGTTC
The window above is part of the Bradyrhizobium sp. PSBB068 genome. Proteins encoded here:
- a CDS encoding DUF2336 domain-containing protein, whose amino-acid sequence is MAQQASQSIIAELEDAVRDGTSAKRVQTLRQVTDLFLNDGDRLNDEQVKVFDDVLCLLVARVETRARAELSKRLAPLDYAPFDVIHHLAWDEDIGVAGEVLTHSSRLSNAALREIASSKGQDHLFAISARENLPAFVTDVIIDRGEDRVIRRLAKNAGAEFSDNGYSTIVARAEGDDELVEILGLRIDIPAKLLRDLLQRAKDTVRARLLAIASPRAREEISQVLNDIAQEEAAAPRRNYGIAEELVKLMKQLNELDDAAVYKFAEDGKFDEVTVALAVLNDMPIAMIERLMLGLRSDLLLIPCRSAKLNWPTVEAILRKRPLPHAIDHATLEIAQRDYRRLSLETAQRTVRFWQLHNRIEKQPITAG
- the ilvC gene encoding ketol-acid reductoisomerase — its product is MRVYYDRDADLNLIKGKKVAIVGYGSQGHAHALNLKDSGVKDVAIALRKGSASAKKAENAGFKVMEVAEAAKWADLVMMLTPDELQGDIYREHLHDNMKKGAALVFAHGLNVHFNLLDPRADLDVLMIAPKGPGHTVRSEYQRGGGVPCLIAIAKDSSGNAHDLGLSYASAIGGGRAGIIETTFKEECETDLFGEQVVLCGGLVELIKGGYETLVEAGYAPEMAYFECLHEVKLIVDLIYEGGIANMNYSISNTAEYGEYVTGPRIVTAETKAEMKRVLADIQGGKFARDWMLENKVNQTSFKATRAKLAQHPIEEVGAKLRDMMPWIKKGALVDKSKN
- a CDS encoding adenylate/guanylate cyclase domain-containing protein translates to MRRNLTPMIILAVVGLLVGGLFRYAFDRPYEASVANYVRSAIEGAAITLIVWATHLYLAARGGWLRQRPLIVELLVRSVILAVIVAVAAIVLEVVLNEHGIDTKFFRKTFLKIIGVALLLSIPITAIYELVRMIGGRTLLNVALGRYRQPVREERVLLFLDLVGSTTLAEQMGELRVQELLTRFFSDIDAPIVLHGGEVHAYVGDEVIVTWPADTDKGSRRYLDCVFAIEDRLAKRADHYRKAFGVVPAFRAGMHAGPVVIAECGDSRRQIAYFGDTVNVTARLQAHCKEAGRPLLVSGELLRLLPSQPDLAIEPLGSTQLRGRAASIDIFAVARRATS